The Triplophysa rosa linkage group LG15, Trosa_1v2, whole genome shotgun sequence genomic sequence TCACAGACTAAGACGAATCAGTGCTCTTCCTCTACCAGAGAGACTAATTAAGTTTTTAAGATATGAACGAGAATCATTTGAGGATATCCTAAGATGAACCTTTACATTCttagttatttgtattaatatcATGAAGCTGTACAGTTATTGTAAATTAGTCAACAATAATGTACTGCACTGAGCTTCAGCAGCATTCCTGCAAATTCCTAATGACcgagattaaaaaaaactattcttAACACTATTATTCTTAAGAACATAAATGAGTTGAGTTTTAAAGATCACACTTCTAAGTGCTAATATGCTTATGCAGTCAAGTGTGGTGAGCTCTATAATTAGCTGGCCATCATTTAAACGCTTACACAAGACGTATAAACAACAACTAAAAATATAATCTCTGCCACCGTTGCTGTAATGTTTTTGCTCTGAACTTCTGTCCATTAAAAACAGACATAGATTTCAATCTGTAAACAAatgacaaatgtaaacaaaacacaggGAATTGATTTTGAAACAGCTAATGCAAgcaaaatatgtataaaagtcAGGCAGAATCGACAAGTTTAATGTCTGAACAAGAtgctacacacacaaaaatgctGGATTGTTTTCAATCCATGGCTGGGTCAAATAAGGACAAACCATCTTGCCGGTTTCTAAATTTGCCTATGCTGGGATGTTTCAGTCCAAAATGATGggttgtttaaataaattgtacaaatataaatattacttTTGTTATAATAAACCAACAGTTGTGTTTGGCCATATTTGTCCCAACCATGAAAACAACCCAGCTTTTTTAGAGTGTTCACCCCAAAAGAATACACAAAGTGCTATATTTCACAcaaacctttttgtttcttttgtattAACCATTTTATTATCCTGCAATGCCAACCTGAATCTGGCAATTCAGAAAATATAAAAGTTTGTAAGCTTCATTGTGCGTTCACTTGACCTCAACATAACAGCTATTACTATAAATAAGGAACAGGTATTCACACAGTGACTTGTTTGTCTCGTAGCCTTGACACATCTGTAACTTGACACAGCAAATGCAGGCTAACAATTTAACCCAGTGACAAACTAAGGCTTTCCTAAACAAaactttgttaaaaaacacGTAAAAAGGGAAGTACAATTGGCACATATTTCAAGAACACTTAAATGCTGATAAAAGCATTCCTAAATTGGTTTCCTAAATAGTTATGTATAAACATACTTTGATATTTGACGTCTTTGGTATTGGTTATTTTCTagaagtatatacagtatttgcaacATGTATTGATGGTCATAGCAATACTGCTTTGTTAAACACCTTTTTCATAGTCTGCTTCTTCAAGAGCAGCCATCAGTAAGAGGTTAAAAATCTTTGCACCCTGCACATCACGTGAGCTCTCCAGAAACACTCTGACATTCGGGTGTGGGGTGACAGTTAAGAGCCGTTCTCAGTGCAAGCAGGTGTCCAGTGTACTGCACAAGACATTTAGGACAAATAACTTTCAGCCTGGATACCatattgatatatatttttttaaaacattgagaAGTGGGTAAGTAACAACTTTTAGGATTTGTTGGTGTTTTGTATGAAAGTTGtctgtattatactgtacagcAGACTAGATCAATTGGGACTGTatgatgtaatgtaatatactgtagtgtaTAGACAATGTATACTGAAATATTGAGATAGACATAAATGCACACTTAACTGTGTGACTTAGCCGTCTAACATAAAAGAAGTCTTACGGTTTTGTTGTCCTGTATTAAAATATACACTTTTTTGTCTTCTTTTCCAACAGAAATGtgtcaatatatttattaaaccaaCAAAATTCTCCTTCTAAATTTCAGATTTTTCACAAGATATGTTTAGCCGTTATTGCCCTTAATAATTCACACTGCTTCAACAAACTCCACCAAACACCAACAAATGCCAACAATCACcaacattttaaaggaaaattcACACAGATTTAACAAAGCACCAACACACACCAACATTCTGAAAGATTCATTCATACTGATTTAACAAACgccaacacaaacaaacatcatcACCTAAAGGACATTTCACAATGATTTATAACAAACACCAACACACACCAACAATATAAAGGATAATTTAAACTGATtaaacaaacaccaacattctAAAGGATAATCAACAAagccaacaaacaccaacattctGAAAGGTTCATTCACGCTGATTTAACAAACGCCAACATTATGAAGGATAGTTTACACTGATTCAACAGGGGTTTCACACTGACCCaacaaaaatgcatttgttgGGATGGACTGGCTATCTATCCAGGGTGTACCCTGCTTGTGGCCCAAGATGCTGGGACAGAACGGATTGTATATCATTATATACTGGTGTATATTTTCATATAGGCCTATAAAACAATAAGATGTGAAATGTGAAGAAATGTGAAGAAATGTGAAATCTGCGCTTCTTTAGATTTCTGTAACAATTGAGtactattcattttttttacaagaaacAAATCAGTTATGAAAAGCTAAAAGAGATGTTGGTTCAGTTTATTTACAAGAAATGTTTTGATCATCTCAAGATCCATCATGGCAGCAGCCAGTGTGTCCATGTCAGGTTCCACTGGCACGGAATTTGCTGACTACAGTCTCTACAGCAACCTGTCTGAAGATGAACTCTTACAACTAGCAATTGAACGCAGCCTGGCCGATGCCCATAGCAGCGGGTTGGGGACTGAAAGCACAAATACCACCACTGCTTTAAACAGACCAGCATCATCAGGCACAGTTCCCCCATCACATCATGCTCAGCAGAAGCCTACACCAGCTGCACCAGCTCAACCATATGTGTGCCCTGCCAATCCACCTATGAGGTTTGATGTTCTTCATACAAGTAAAAATGGGGTGCTGGCATATCAGTCATATAAAAATAGTCAAGGTTTAGAAAAGTAACTATTTACACTGACAAACATATTTGTCAGacaattttatccaaagtgcATTCAGGGTAATGGGAAATGAACCCCCTGAACTTTGTGCTACCAATGCAATGCTGCTGCAATCGAGCTACAGGAACATATTTACTCATTTATCTTACCTgcattgatttttttaacacaaaatacatttttgcaatacagaaaataaaaaaataataattgaaatcacaaatttataaaaaaacaaacaataaaacaatttgtTCTAGAATAATAAGGATTTAAGGTAATTTTTGTAGCAGTGCTGCTAAATGTAAACCAGAGAGAGACATACTGTAGGATCAAAACATGCTTGTTAATATGTGGCCACGTGAAATTTCTAGTCACGCTTTGTAAATGCAGCTACAGGGAAAGTCAAAATATCACTTACAGATGCCTTGCAGTCGGATGACTGGCACAGCTGCTTTACACCTGTTCTGCTTCATTCAATAGCAACAGCCGACATTACACATGCCACAATGTTCAAAAATAGACACTATACATTACTGTGCCCAAGTGAACTTGTTTGGATTTACCCTGACATTAAAAAGCTTAAAGTCTTCCTTCCAGTGGTGCAGATGTACGCATCCTTGAAAGATGTGTAATTTTGGTTTAGTTTTAAAAGCTAAATTCAATTCAACTTTATTCtatttctacactgtaaaataaaaatattttgctaATTTAAGTACAATCCAATTGGCtttgcaagtcatttcaacataatattttaaaatttttaaatgtttgtacaTTACAACTCATCATAGAGGTCAAgcaatttttactttttttttacagaacatAACTTGTTTCAAATCTTTATATAAAATACACAGTCAGTTTTGTAATTGGGTTGCAGCAAAAACCTCTTTAGTGAAGCAGTGAGTTCATTGATGGTGCACATCTGTAGAAAACTCAGAAATctacatgtttctttttttctctaaaagagaaCTAACAAACTCAGATGCTGTGTCTTCGGTCAGCCACTTCATCACTGGTTATGGCAAGCGGATGGTGGCCTATCGAAGATATGACGGCTCTTTTCAGGTCACATCTGAACCCGAAGAGTTAGTAATTTTTCAATTTcccacattaaaacattaaatggtTTTTATGGTTACCATTCTTTTACCTGCAACATGtgatttattgaaataaaaataatttcttcTGCAGCGAGACGGATCCTCTTGTTAAGGCCATTTGGGAAGGTGATGTAGGGACAGTGAGGCTAATGGTTAAACAGCCTGGGTGCAACCTTCTTACAGCAAACAGATTTGGATGGATTTCTCTGCATGAGGCGGCATATTATGGACAATGTCAATGTATTAAAATTCTATTGAAAGGTAAAGTATTCCCATTTATTTAAGAACTACTGCTTGGATCTTCATTTATCACGGCTTTGTTGCTGATCAATGTTCTCACAGCTCAACCTGGGATGGTTAACCAGCGCACTTTAAAGGATCAGACTGCTTTGTTGTTGGCTGTGAGCAGGGATCATCTAACATGTGCAGAGTATCTTCTCGAGAAAGGGGCTGACCCTGATATCACCAATAAAGAAAGGGAGACTCCACTATACAAAGGTAATATATTCACTTAGCATTTCATGTGTCCACAGTTTTATATTCActcacataaatatattttctgttacTGTTTGTCTAATGTCCTCGAGTTATAATTCAAAAATTCTATACATCTGCAGCTTGTGAAAAGGAGAACCCAGCGATGGTCGCCATGCTACTGAAATACAGCGCAACAGTGAATAAGAACTGAATTCAAGGCTGGACCGCTCTCCACGAGGCTGTGTGCAGGAACAATGTGGAAATCTGTGAGATACTTGTGAAAGCTGGAGCCAAGGTCAGCATACCCAACGTTTACGGAATCACACCTATCTTTGTGGCAGCCCAAAGTGGAAAGGTGGACACACTTCGGTTccttttaaaaaatggtatttttATTGTTCAAACATATCATTGAAACTTGATATTTTTCAAGCTATCCGAAAACAACTTGCTCTCCaattaatgttttatcatttataagGTGCTGATCTTAACAGCCAGGCGGCAGATGGAGCCACAGCACTCTACGAGGCCTGTAAGAACGGCCATGAGGACATTGTTGAGTTCCTTCTATCTCAAAATGCAGACACAAACAAGCCTGGCAAAACAGGACTGCTGCCAATTCATATCGCTGCACAGCGTGGCAATGATGAGTATGTAgaattttcatgataatttatgTGTAAATACTAGGGCTGGGTAAAAAATATAGATTCTAATCCATTCTTAATTTAATGAATCCCTTAATTGATTCTTAATGTGCCTGCATGCCTCAGAGGATGTGAATATTATTCTCGCCCTGAAGATGTCACATTTTTCACTTTGCTTAAAAgtggaggtaacatgctatttcatgcattccgAGTTCTTTACAGTGTTAAACGtactggcttctcaagcttaacatggtcaactcgTCAAAAAACTAGTTGAATGTAAGACGCAGTATTtttgtgctcgattcactccgccagggttcatacaggtttcggaaagtttttttcgaacatggattcccgtttcgtaacaggggttcttagtcccttattgctAGGGGACTAAGGACCCTTGTTACTGGTTATTgaacaattctcccggaaaagcacacccacgaGTCATccagcgagagaaagagcatgcccacgcACGAGCGTGAGATAAAGAGCATGCCCACGCgctagcgtgagagaaagagcacgcccacgtgtcaaccagccagcgtgagaaagaacacgcccatcaatgctgaaaagttttgctgtgtttgtttgctcacagcatttcggtgatgaatgatacataaacggtggatatacggctggatttggagatcgtttgaaactgactGATGGCACGGTTCCAAAACTAAAAGATGCTGaacatgaaccgcacgcagtaaatcatacataatgtaaacaacacatatGCAGGGATCAACAGTTAAAGGTGGGGTAACCGATTtacgaattacgctttagacaactgagtcaggccaagtaccaaaacaaccttgcagccaatcagcagtaaggtgcacaggacgcacattagccgagccgagcgctgacgaaagcgaaagatgggggtaggggtgtgtttgttttggtgatttgaacatcaacaacggctaagagaaatcggacactcCGCCAttaatcaacagttatgcagggatgtgttgtgtgctcgtgctgtagttccgccccCACTGCACGCCTCCAGGAGCTCgactttttccggaaataatcgtacagctgtatctgtcttttacaaatttgatcaaactaaatagtcttcgaagatatgaagtatgcaatactactgtataggtatagattaatatgagattggcagaaactgcgtgtgttactttgaaacagtggtcaccaaccctgctcctggagatcgaccgtcctgaagatttaagctccaaccccaatcaaacacacctgaactatctaatcaaggtgttcaggtttgcttgataattacagacaggtgtgctgaagcagggttggagctgcagtctgcaggacggtcgatctccaggagcagggttggtgaccactgctttaaaataaagaagGGATCATGGTGGAAGGTCCAGATAAAGGTGTGGGCCTGCTTTGAAATGTTTAGAAtttagaaaattattttattttttaaacatatttcaaGTTGGTAATGAATTACAGTGTTGcttatttacattgtttttattttttacagtaatgtgcATTTTGCAGTTTGTGTTCATTGTATGTGCATATTTATGATTTCTTGTTACAATGTTTGTTCTtcaaagtaaaagtataaagtaataaaacataattgcGTGGGCCTATtgttaatgtaaatgtgtaGTTCAGTAATATAAGCTGAAAGTTAGAGGCTTTTAGTAACCAccatttatgtttaaatatgaattCTGTGTCTGCGAATCTAACATTTATAATGAAATATTGATAACTAATCGATATTGAATCAGATCGTAATCGGACCGAAACTATATAAATAAGAATCAATTTGCCAAATTAGTCACAATACCCAGCCTTAGTAAATAAAGGTTAAATGCTTTGGGAGAAATATTCCCAAACTGATCTGAAGTACTTGTTTATAGAGGCCATTGGCTGTTGGGAGTTTAGGATAAGCACATCTCATGATCTTGCATTCATTTTCAGAAGAAACCTCATGACTTATGGGTGCACCCCCAAAATTGTAAGGTCAACTAAGTAAGTTGCAATGGCTGCTGTGGCACCTTAACTCAAGCTTGACTTCGAAAAAGTCCTAAATAGGAGCAAAAAGTAGTTTTATTTGTCAAAACCCATTTGTTTTGACATACATGTCATGTCATCTGAGCTCTATGTTTCAAGTTGTGCATATGGTATTTTACTTGCCTAACAATAAATCTAATCATACCATAATACCTGAGAGCATGAAAAAAAGCATTTCATTATATGCCAGCTTCCTAGTTTACGATATGTATTAATCATCttacaaaatataattaaatctaaTGTCAGATTCTAACATTTAATCTAGTCTGTTTTTGGCAACAAAGTTAACACTCAAAATTGTCTCATTTTCAGAATAGTATCTATGCTGATCCCAGCCACAAGCAAAGCCAGGGTGAGACGATCCGGTATCAGCCCCCTCCATTTAGCAGCGGAGCGCAATAGAGACGATGTTCTCGAGCTGCTGATCGAGGCTGGCTTCGACGTCAACGCCATGCTGTCAAAGGATCGTTCGAAAATGTACGAGGATCAACGCAGTACAGCTCTGTATTTTGCTGTCATAAACAACAACATCGAGGCCACCACCATGCTCCTGGAGGCTGGTGCCAATCCAAACCTGGACACGTTTAGCCCTCTCCTGGTAGCCCTGAGGCAGGGTTGCATACACACAGTGACTCTGCTGATTGAACACGGTGCTAACGTGAACGCCAACATCCCCACCCACCCCACTACCTTTCCAGCCACTGTTATGTTCTGCATGAAATACCTGACCTTACTGAAGTATCTGATGGACTTCGGCTGCGACGCCCTGTCATGTTTCAATTGCGTCTATGGTAACAATCCTCATCCGCCGATAAAGATGACACGTCATCGGCTGGATGACAGAGATGAACAAACGGAAAAGATCTGTGTTCAGGTGGGTAGTGTGAAGCATATTGGTAACACAAATGTGTACTTTTATATATTGAATCTaacttttttcacattttcattgGTAGTTCTGTGACGTGATCTCCACTGAAAACTACTGCCGCTGGGCAGGGCCGATAATAGACGTCCTCCTTGACTACGTTGGCCATGTGAAACTATGCTCGAGACTCATGGAACATCTGGAAAGTTACCCTGACTGGAACTGCATCAAAGTCAAAGCTAGTATGTACACccgaacatttatttatttgcaaatgaTCTCAGTCACCTGTGTTTTGATATGCTGGCTCTGATTTCAGCACCTCCACGCCCACTGCTGCAGCTCTGCAGACTGAAAATCCGCAAACTGCTTGGGATGAACAGACTAAAGGAAATCCACAAGCTTCCAGTTCCTCCAAGGCTAATCAAATTCCTAAATCATCAAGAACGAGAACACATTTAGAAAGACAttgaacaataaaatacttacaTTTGCTCGGAGCTAAAATTATGTTTGaaaagttcatttgcaaaaacagatcactctttttttattaatattgtgcattccaagtaatttcaattaaactgcagttgggttgttttgataagcagtaataactaaaaatacagctactaacacaataaaaaacatgatttatgaaaattaatgaaaagaaaaaagttatttgtttttgcacAAATATAAGACTAACTGTATACAACAATGGTTGCAAAATGCCACAAACGCTCATGTGTAATTATCAGGCCGAAGCAGAATTTAGGGAACATGTTTaatatattgctgctgtccttctgaaaccttgtttttacatattttgtgatttttattctttgccataagttattattattattactcaaCCTTTATATTTgttactgggttttgcaaatatctaaccgatattaagtattaaaaagtgcttgtctaCTTTGGGAACTAtgtatttagtcatttaaaaagtagtgtTCTTTTCATATCCTTAAAAACAGCGAATCTGGAGTCTTTCTaaagtttcagaaggacattGAAGCTATGCATTTAGTGGGTACATtgtactttcttttttctgtgtgtatatatgcttattttaaaaaaacaagttttgtTATGGGATGTGAcattaaatgc encodes the following:
- the asb2a.1 gene encoding LOW QUALITY PROTEIN: ankyrin repeat and SOCS box protein 2 (The sequence of the model RefSeq protein was modified relative to this genomic sequence to represent the inferred CDS: substituted 1 base at 1 genomic stop codon); translated protein: MAAASVSMSGSTGTEFADYSLYSNLSEDELLQLAIERSLADAHSSGLGTESTNTTTALNRPASSGTVPPSHHAQQKPTPAAPAQPYVCPANPPMRELTNSDAVSSVSHFITGYGKRMVAYRRYDGSFQVTSEPEDETDPLVKAIWEGDVGTVRLMVKQPGCNLLTANRFGWISLHEAAYYGQCQCIKILLKAQPGMVNQRTLKDQTALLLAVSRDHLTCAEYLLEKGADPDITNKERETPLYKACEKENPAMVAMLLKYSATVNKNXIQGWTALHEAVCRNNVEICEILVKAGAKVSIPNVYGITPIFVAAQSGKVDTLRFLLKNGADLNSQAADGATALYEACKNGHEDIVEFLLSQNADTNKPGKTGLLPIHIAAQRGNDERNLMTYGCTPKIVRSTKIVSMLIPATSKARVRRSGISPLHLAAERNRDDVLELLIEAGFDVNAMLSKDRSKMYEDQRSTALYFAVINNNIEATTMLLEAGANPNLDTFSPLLVALRQGCIHTVTLLIEHGANVNANIPTHPTTFPATVMFCMKYLTLLKYLMDFGCDALSCFNCVYGNNPHPPIKMTRHRLDDRDEQTEKICVQFCDVISTENYCRWAGPIIDVLLDYVGHVKLCSRLMEHLESYPDWNCIKVKATPPRPLLQLCRLKIRKLLGMNRLKEIHKLPVPPRLIKFLNHQEREHI